The genomic DNA GTGAAATATTTTGAGTAAGAATGAGTATCCAGATGTAAGGACATTCACCTCATCTTCACTGGCTGAAACATACATTCCTCGATCCTCCAAGCTGAAACTAAACAAGAATGAGCAAAAGGAACAGAAAGAAAATTCAATCAATCAATTCTTTTCCTTCAATGTTACCATATTTACCTTTCACcaattttcaaaagaaatgcAGTCTTTGTCTTCTCCATGGCCACAGGATCCAATGGCCAGTTACCAGATCCCTCTAGCTAAAAAGTGGAAAAGGGAAGAAATTTGTGAAAAAGAAAATCCCAAAATGAAGCCTGGCTCTATCAGATACACATCATGACATGCAAGCTTCTGAGCAAATGAGCACCATATATCAAACTATTTAAGAAAGAGTATATTAGTCAATTTATACCTGAATCATAACTTCCATAGATCTAATGCAAGTTGTTGCGAAATTCGGCAGCCTCTGAGAATTCTTTCCATATGCCAGTGGATGAGGTTCAGGAGGAAACACAGAGGTGTGCCTAAAAGCTGGCATAAGAAAAAGTGAAATGAAAGGACATGTCACATACCTGTGGAAATTAAATCATGCATAAACTGTACAAAAGATGCTGTGTCAAACCTGAGTCTAGGGGTTGCACGGTAGATATTTTAAGAGGGACATCATCCAACAGACGTAACTGCTTAGATAAAGTATCAAAAGCTTCGAGCAAAGCTCCAGAAGATGAGACCGGATCTGCATAATTCCAATTAAGCCTAAAACCAAGGGCATGCAAACTGTATAAAGCAACATCATAAAAAGATCTGGAACATACCTTGGCCATCAACTAAGAGGCAAAAGTCCAGCTGATCAACAACATGAGTCAAATCATCCTTCTGCAGCGACAAATGTTTCATAAGCACATAATCAGCGATCCTTTTGATAATTGTGTGCCTCTCCCAAGATTCAGATTCCCACACTGCAGTTAAGCAAGATTCATTAAGAAGTGTATTTCTTAAATTTATATAAATGCTTTTCAGATAACTgagtaaataaaaaaatgcaacAGTTACCTGTGCTTTCAGCAATATTTCCATCCTTGAATCTCCTAAGTTCAGCTTTCTCTCCCCAAAATTTCCTAAATTTAATAGCCTTGAGATTATAATAACAATGCATATCAGTGTGTTAGATCGCAATAATGGCAGCACATCATTGTCCTTTAAtctacaaaaggaaaaataCCTCACTGCGGTTCTCAGGGTTTGGACCAATATCCACAAGACGAAAACTCTTTTCCAATGAGCTAAGCATTATGCCAACGAGCAGGGGACTGCTACCAAATTCTGAGAAACCCTATAAAGTTGTGCTTGTCAGTGGACTGAATTGCAGGGAAAAGTGGTTAATAATACTAGTGCTGACATTACATACATCCATTATTTTCCATTCGGAAGGCGTGCTTCTCCATAGGACTCGGATCATCTTTGTTCTATCTGTAAGTCCTTGTTGCAGCAAAGACTGAACATCTTTTTCAAGAATTCTCCAAGATTCATCATCCACGCAACAGCTTAATGCAGTAACCTTAGAGTTTCCTTTCAAGTTTATCCTGACAGAAAGCAATGCAAGTGAGAACTTGATCAGGTGAGGGGAAAGCCTCCAATCTGGAAATTATAATAGAAACAGAAAATTGGCTCAATGGCACTGTGAAGATGTGCAGAGTGGACATAGCATACAAAGTGTGTCTGACAAGTGGGGTCTGGGGCCAATGTTAAGTAAGAAAGAAATGTTTATTCCAAACTTTGTGGTAGCATGGAGTTTTGATACGGGCATACGAAAGTAGTTAACACTATCAGTCTACCACACAAGTACATACGCACAATGTAACAATTAGATAGTCTCAGACTGAACATGCTGCACTGCTCACTCAGATAGTGGTTCAAGTAAAAGTCATAATACACCAATGTGATCCATCATACTTCAGCATACCTCAAGCATGAGTCAAACTTAGCACCAAAGTCAACTTTGGTCATAAATAGCTCTTCAAATCCACCATCTCTGCATTTATCAAGGCAATTAAGCGCACAAGCTGCCTCATCTTGAAGCTGAACAAGAAAAGACATTGGAGTAAGGAAGATATTACAAGATTACAACTCAAAGAAACTTGAATGCTTGATTACAGATGTAGACAGCATTACTATGAGAATAATTTAAAAAATACTAAACTAGACATCTACCAGGGATTGTTGGATTATATCACAAGGTTGTGCATTTGGGTAGATATACATGAGATACAaataaaagggaaaaggaaaatgaaggaaaaggaaaaagggtttaCGTGGTACATACCTCTAGAAAAGCAGACTTTGTCATCCGAAACGACAGATTTACGTGGCCCGATATATCACATATGGCAACATCAAATGTTTTCAGGCAATTGGCAATGTCCTGAAACATTTCACTTTTGATCAGAATATCATGAAGATCAAAAGGACGTAGAATTACTCAGTATTACAGCACTAATCGATAGCACGGTGGGCAATGGTTGCAAACAGAATTAGGTACAATGTGACTTCAGGTATTTTTATTACTCAACACCAGGAACCAATGGTGAAGTACGACCAGATAAGCATTTAAGAATGGAATGCCAAATTGTCATACTATATTGCCATGTTCAAAAACTAAGGCAAAAGGACATAAATGGAGATATTACGATTTTGTATGCAAAATCTTATTCTATTTACTCTATATATGTTATATACAGGTAGGATGCCTAATATATTTAGCAATGGACTTTGTGCATAAGGTTGGCAAACCTCTTTGGTGATTGTACGCTTCTTCATTGACTGAATCACCAAACCCTTTGCCCACACCTTGGAAGTTGCTGCAAGAATACAGATATGCTTCAATAGAGTAAACATGGTCAAATATTCCTAGAAAATCAAATTTCTGTTGCTTGGATGTACCCAAAAAATTCATCACGACACGGAAAATTTGTCTTGTAGTCATTGATCTAGTAATTATGCTTCCTCCGGAGTCCACAGTAAGAAACACAAGGATGGCAGATATTAAGTACCCGTTGAGGCAATCATGTGTGTATATTGAAGTTCTTTGACGTGCCCAAACCTGCATTTGAACTAAACATTAGGTTGCCTCAAAGGGAAGAGAACAGATGCATAAGCATAAACAAACTAGAGTTTAGGAAGAAATGCGTACTTTCACTAACACCAAGGCCTCTTGCAAGGCTTTCCAGTCAGCAACGGTGCTGCTTATAAATTCTGCATTTTCCTCCAAAAACATATCCTCCAATATGCTACAATTGTACTTTGCTGTGGGTAGGTTTATGCCATCTGAAATACAAATCCAGTCAGCAAACTTTCAAAGGAAAAACTATATAACTATGTTAAATGCCAAAACTGTGGTAAAACAACGCTAGTTTCAAAGAACAAGCAATGCTATCAACATCACAATGGAACTGGTCATATTTAAAGAAGGTATATCACCTTTGGTATATGCGCGAACATTGTTTCTTGTTGATACATTCAACTTTGAAACATTGAACAAAGAATTCGCAGTTGGGATTATTCTGACATAGAACCCAGGAAGGTCTGCAATTTCAGTTGCTGCACCAACGGAAGTTTTGAAATGAGGAGCGTAACATCGAAAATGCCACTTACAGAAGTATCAGACTCGAGTGCACGTT from Setaria italica strain Yugu1 chromosome VII, Setaria_italica_v2.0, whole genome shotgun sequence includes the following:
- the LOC101771815 gene encoding nucleolar protein 6 isoform X1; the encoded protein is MVAAEYSIDRKLSKLVEEARLSAAALRAAAQAADAVAELIKRVPQQQATPEAARGFIRDLGLEAEKLAFTFRPPEEVRLAGSHAAGAVARPDVAADLLVRLPKECFHEKDFLNHRYHAKRCLYLCVIEKNLRSSRLIRKVLWSTFQDEARKPVLHVYPATEIADLPGFYVRIIPTANSLFNVSKLNVSTRNNVRAYTKDGINLPTAKYNCSILEDMFLEENAEFISSTVADWKALQEALVLVKVWARQRTSIYTHDCLNGYLISAILVFLTVDSGGSIITRSMTTRQIFRVVMNFLATSKVWAKGLVIQSMKKRTITKEDIANCLKTFDVAICDISGHVNLSFRMTKSAFLELQDEAACALNCLDKCRDGGFEELFMTKVDFGAKFDSCLRINLKGNSKVTALSCCVDDESWRILEKDVQSLLQQGLTDRTKMIRVLWRSTPSEWKIMDGFSEFGSSPLLVGIMLSSLEKSFRLVDIGPNPENRSEAIKFRKFWGEKAELRRFKDGNIAESTVWESESWERHTIIKRIADYVLMKHLSLQKDDLTHVVDQLDFCLLVDGQDPVSSSGALLEAFDTLSKQLRLLDDVPLKISTVQPLDSAFRHTSVFPPEPHPLAYGKNSQRLPNFATTCIRSMEVMIQLEGSGNWPLDPVAMEKTKTAFLLKIGESFSLEDRGMYVSASEDEVNVLTSGYSFLLKIFHERGLVLQKQAGDDNTQSALSQDKVLFQRSQHSSMINGLHGRYQMYGPVVRLAKRWISAHLFSSIISEEAVELVVAYLFLKPFPFHAPSSRVAGFLRFLRLLSSFDWTFSPMVIDINNDFNLKDEKEINENFMMSRKSYEQNPHDIEPAMFLATSYDKASEAWTKQSPSKSVLKRMAVYAKSSAELLTNLILNGQSGQYTWECLFQTPMGNYDAVVLLHQEKLCRPHHVLFPAEIPNGKLVIWGKPSKDFHPYMPLNKGVVKSLHDARDKLLVNFDPTTYFLRDLKCAFPKTFKLWYGSEGGDAVGLTWENPKKRGREEADETMPELTSILKEVGDVGKGLVRGVYLLKAPKLQ
- the LOC101771815 gene encoding nucleolar protein 6 isoform X2, which translates into the protein MVAAEYSIDRKLSKLVEEARLSAAALRAAAQAADAVAELIKRVPQQQATPEAARGFIRDLGLEAEKLAFTFRPPEEVRLAGSHAAGAVARPDVAADLLVRLPKECFHEKDFLNHRYHAKRCLYLCVIEKNLRSSRLIRKVLWSTFQDEARKPVLHVYPATEIADLPGFYVRIIPTANSLFNVSKLNVSTRNNVRAYTKDGINLPTAKYNCSILEDMFLEENAEFISSTVADWKALQEALVLVKVWARQRTSIYTHDCLNGYLISAILVFLTVDSGGSIITRSMTTRQIFRVVMNFLATSKVWAKGLVIQSMKKRTITKEDIANCLKTFDVAICDISGHVNLSFRMTKSAFLELQDEAACALNCLDKCRDGGFEELFMTKVDFGAKFDSCLRINLKGNSKVTALSCCVDDESWRILEKDVQSLLQQGLTDRTKMIRVLWRSTPSEWKIMDGFSEFGSSPLLVGIMLSSLEKSFRLVDIGPNPENRSEAIKFRKFWGEKAELRRFKDGNIAESTVWESESWERHTIIKRIADYVLMKHLSLQKDDLTHVVDQLDFCLLVDGQDPVSSSGALLEAFDTLSKQLRLLDDVPLKISTVQPLDSAFRHTSVFPPEPHPLAYGKNSQRLPNFATTCIRSMEVMIQLEGSGNWPLDPVAMEKTKTAFLLKIGESLEDRGMYVSASEDEVNVLTSGYSFLLKIFHERGLVLQKQAGDDNTQSALSQDKVLFQRSQHSSMINGLHGRYQMYGPVVRLAKRWISAHLFSSIISEEAVELVVAYLFLKPFPFHAPSSRVAGFLRFLRLLSSFDWTFSPMVIDINNDFNLKDEKEINENFMMSRKSYEQNPHDIEPAMFLATSYDKASEAWTKQSPSKSVLKRMAVYAKSSAELLTNLILNGQSGQYTWECLFQTPMGNYDAVVLLHQEKLCRPHHVLFPAEIPNGKLVIWGKPSKDFHPYMPLNKGVVKSLHDARDKLLVNFDPTTYFLRDLKCAFPKTFKLWYGSEGGDAVGLTWENPKKRGREEADETMPELTSILKEVGDVGKGLVRGVYLLKAPKLQ